Within Balnearium lithotrophicum, the genomic segment ATTTCTTTTCTTCTCAATTAAAAATTTGTTAATGTAAGGATAAATATGGGATTCTCTGTAGTTCATAATGGTAATTCCTAAATCTTTGAAGTTCTCACTCTCTAAAAATAGATTGACTTTTTGAAAATTAAGATTTCCGAAGGAAAAGTCTCCTTTAAAGGAAAAGTTAATATTTCTCTTTTCCTTCTTTATTCTTGTTTCTGGAAAGTTAAATCTGGTAAATTTTATCGGCGATGGAATGTAAAGCTTGGAGGTTTTCTTTAAAATTTCCCTTACACTAACTTTTTTTTCTTCTGAGTTTGTACTTATTTTTTTTAATTTTACTGAGGATTTTCTCAAATTACTTTTATGCGGCAAAACCCATCTTGAAGGAATTAAATAGCATGTTCTCAGAAAGGAGTTTCTGTATTCTTTCTTTAATTTTCTATAGAAAACTTTTGCTGTTCTCTTCTTTTTCCAAAATCCTACTCTAAGAGTGAAATAGTTAGAAATTTTCTCTATCCTAACGTAAGGATAGCTCTTCAACAATTCCCTATAGGTTTCTTTTAGTTTGTGACTAAGTTTATGGTTTGAGGATATCTGGATACAGTAGTAAGTTTCCCTCTTTCCAGCTAATGCTACGGAGGTTAAAACTAAAAAGATGATTAGAAATCGAATCATACCTTTTTAGCGACAGTCTCTTCCTTTTTAATAAGAACTTCTATTAAATCCTTAAAACGACAGAATCTTAAAGCTATGTCAAGTTTACCACTTCCCCCTATTTTTGAAAGAATTGAGTTTATATAGTACTTAACAGTCTGCTCGGAAACATCAAGTTCCCTTGCTATTTCCTTGTTAATTTTTCCCTGAAGTATAAACCATATAATCTTTAATTCTTTGGGAGAAAAGTTGGTTCCTACTTTATAAACGAGCGATTGGTGGAGGAGACTTCTCCTTATCCAGATTTCACCCCTATCAACACAGACAAGAGCTTTGTAGAGGGTATCAGGTTTCATATTTTCATCAATAATACCCTTAATGGAGGGAAGTAAGTTGAGGAGAATTAAAATTTCGTTGCTCTTTAAGGTATAGTTTAAAAGAACTACTTTTTCGTTCTGGGAGTCCAATATAGCTTCCGTTTGGT encodes:
- a CDS encoding helix-turn-helix transcriptional regulator, giving the protein MVKDGIKVFLGIDHQFIKELVALYINQIPSSEIQFINNMNEADILLSDVCFLFNQTEAILDSQNEKVVLLNYTLKSNEILILLNLLPSIKGIIDENMKPDTLYKALVCVDRGEIWIRRSLLHQSLVYKVGTNFSPKELKIIWFILQGKINKEIARELDVSEQTVKYYINSILSKIGGSGKLDIALRFCRFKDLIEVLIKKEETVAKKV